Proteins encoded within one genomic window of Triticum aestivum cultivar Chinese Spring chromosome 2D, IWGSC CS RefSeq v2.1, whole genome shotgun sequence:
- the LOC123053172 gene encoding protein LAX PANICLE 2, with protein MVPARNLQLLRDAHGTPFIRDVAAGVNALTAQPTPRPSHHMAQEPINQDPSKPPPPQERQEVHQEERRGEELVVLPPQQPHPAGTSGSSSGGSSSNGGGGAGGGDWLRLGLGPASPGPSGAAPDIDLFAADRAGTAGPRQETLPGMDMPPGAFLRPAMPGIPQASLQMSVPRAGPPWLPPWSHAAQQPQLLLPFGHRGLYGPGSPAAGPSGFDTTRVVLPPPAATAAAAAGVWFVFQAAPHQGREPFLPQIPRSYLRIKDGRVTVRLLIKYLANKLGLEDESEVEITCRGRPLLPFMTLQHVRDSIWCQRGAVSTSVAPDTSTANHIMVLQYGRRP; from the exons ATGGTCCCGGCTCGGAACCTGCAGCTCCTCCGCGACGCGCATGGCACGCCTTTCATCCGCGACGTTGCCGCCGGCGTCAACGCTCTGACGGCACAGCCGACGCCGAGGCCGAGCCACCACATGGCCCAGGAGCCCATTAACCAGGACCCgtcaaagccgccgccgccgcaggagaGGCAGGAAGTACACCAGGAGGAGCGCCGCGGGGAGGAGCTAGTAGTGTTGCCGCCGCAGCAGCCCCATCCCGCCGGCACAAGCGGCAGTAGCagtggcggcagcagcagcaacggaggcggcggcgccgggggaggggactggttgcgcctcggcctcggcccgGCGTCCCCGGGCCCCAGTGGCGCAGCGCCCGACATCGATCTCTTTGCGGCGGACCGCGCGGGGACGGCGGGGCCGCGGCAGGAGACGCTCCCGGGCATGGACATGCCGCCCGGAGCCTTCCTGCGCCCCGCCATGCCCGGCATTCCGCAGGCGTCGTTACAAATGTCCGTGCCGCGCGCTGGGCCACCTTGGCTGCCGCCTTGGAGCCACGCGGCGCAACAACCGCAGCTGCTTCTCCCGTTCGGACACCGCGGGCTCTACGGGCCTGGCTCGCCGGCCGCGGGCCCCTCCGGCTTCGACACGACCAGGGTTGTGCTGCCTCCACCGgcggccactgccgccgccgccgccggagtctgGTTCGTCTTCCAGGCCGCGCCCCACCA AGGGAGGGAACCGTTCTTGCCTCAGATTCCAAGAAGCTACTTAAGAATCAA AGATGGGAGGGTGACAGTTAGATTGTTGATCAAGTACCTGGCTAACAAGCTCGGATTGGAAGACGAATCAGAG GTGGAGATTACATGCCGAGGGCGACCGCTCCTCCCGTTCATGACCCTTCAGCATGTCCGCGACAGCATCTGGTGCCAGAGAGGCGCCGTGTCCACATCGGTTGCACCGGACACGTCAACCGCTAACCACATTATGGTTTTGCAGTATGGCAGAAGGCCGTAG